From the genome of Bdellovibrionales bacterium, one region includes:
- a CDS encoding adenylosuccinate synthase has product MPAVVVVGAQWGDEGKGKFVDYFAKDAHGVVRFQGGANAGHTLIVNGKKTVLHLIPSGILHPQTKCFIGNGVALDLFGLKEEMDYVLKSGISLTPENLQISGNATLVLPFHKELDAAREVVNHIGTTKRGIGPAYEDRASRRALLFRDLFLPNLKEKIELLLLEKNCLFEHLYKIPKIDAQKVHDDIVKLKDYFAPFVTHNLGETMTAWLKDGKKILFEGAQGALLDIFHGSYPYVTSSSTISASACLGTGIGPQQINKVIGVAKAYCTRVGTGPFPTELNDATGEKLRKIGAEFGATTGRPRRCGWLDMVALKYSIGVNGISSIVLTKLDVLNDFDTIQVCTGYEGASVGKTTDFLMSSEPSKMKPIYKEFKGWKTDLSKFKTRAEMPAEARAYVDYIESQAGVPIDVVSVGADRSATIGLASVF; this is encoded by the coding sequence CGGTCACACACTGATTGTGAATGGTAAAAAAACCGTTCTGCATCTGATTCCCTCCGGAATTCTTCATCCTCAAACAAAATGCTTTATCGGTAACGGTGTGGCCCTAGATCTCTTTGGCCTCAAAGAAGAAATGGACTATGTTCTTAAAAGTGGAATTTCTCTTACGCCAGAAAACCTGCAAATTTCTGGCAACGCCACTCTCGTTCTCCCCTTTCACAAAGAACTCGATGCCGCTCGCGAAGTGGTCAATCACATCGGGACTACCAAACGCGGCATCGGCCCGGCTTACGAGGATCGCGCCTCTCGTCGGGCTCTTCTTTTCCGTGATTTATTTTTACCGAATCTTAAAGAGAAGATCGAGTTGCTCCTTTTAGAAAAAAATTGTCTTTTTGAACATCTCTATAAAATTCCAAAAATTGACGCGCAAAAAGTCCACGATGATATCGTAAAGCTTAAGGACTACTTCGCACCGTTTGTGACCCACAACTTGGGCGAAACGATGACAGCGTGGCTCAAGGACGGGAAAAAGATTTTGTTTGAAGGCGCTCAGGGTGCCCTCCTGGATATTTTCCACGGCAGCTATCCTTACGTTACAAGCTCGTCGACCATCAGCGCTTCGGCCTGCTTAGGGACAGGCATCGGGCCTCAGCAGATCAATAAAGTGATTGGTGTGGCCAAAGCCTACTGCACTCGCGTGGGCACGGGCCCCTTTCCCACGGAACTGAACGATGCCACAGGAGAAAAACTTCGTAAAATCGGTGCCGAATTCGGCGCCACGACCGGCCGCCCCCGTCGTTGTGGATGGTTAGATATGGTCGCGCTCAAATATTCGATCGGCGTCAACGGGATTTCCAGCATCGTACTCACCAAGCTGGATGTCCTTAATGATTTCGACACGATCCAAGTGTGCACGGGTTATGAGGGCGCCAGTGTCGGAAAAACGACGGACTTCTTGATGTCGAGCGAGCCCTCAAAAATGAAGCCGATATATAAAGAATTCAAGGGTTGGAAGACCGACCTCAGCAAATTCAAAACCCGCGCCGAAATGCCGGCCGAAGCCCGCGCCTACGTGGATTATATTGAATCTCAGGCCGGAGTCCCGATCGATGTGGTCTCCGTAGGGGCCGACAGGTCCGCGACGATCGGTTTGGCCTCTGTTTTTTAA